In a genomic window of Bacillota bacterium:
- the fliJ gene encoding flagellar export protein FliJ has protein sequence MKNFKFQLEPVLQHRENNEQQAALAQASAHQKYLSQLSCLNKTRMNLETSLQTELSGDCFDVLHNTMYRQWLKNKVIQEEKSADTAYQKFKKCRQKTLEARKQKLILEKLKENQFATHVERQNKAEQKQFDELATQVTLRHQSNPFQGSEGGDLE, from the coding sequence ATGAAGAATTTCAAGTTTCAACTGGAACCTGTCCTTCAACACCGGGAAAATAATGAGCAACAAGCGGCATTGGCCCAGGCCAGTGCACACCAGAAATACCTGAGTCAACTAAGTTGTTTAAATAAAACCAGAATGAATCTGGAAACCTCATTACAAACCGAACTTAGCGGCGATTGTTTTGATGTGCTGCATAACACCATGTATCGCCAATGGTTAAAAAACAAAGTTATTCAGGAAGAGAAGAGTGCTGACACTGCCTATCAAAAGTTTAAAAAGTGCCGCCAGAAAACATTAGAGGCCCGCAAACAAAAATTAATACTAGAAAAATTAAAGGAAAATCAATTTGCCACGCATGTAGAAAGGCAAAATAAAGCAGAGCAAAAGCAATTTGACGAACTGGCAACCCAGGTAACCTTGCGCCATCAATCTAATCCTTTTCAGGGTTCTGAAGGAGGTGATTTGGAATAG